The uncultured Sphaerochaeta sp. genome includes the window AGTTGGTTTCCAGTGTGCTCCTGGTAGCAATCACCATCCTGGTTTTTGTCTCTGCCGTATCACGAACAGTGGGACATCCCTTGAACTGGGCGGTTGATATCTCCCTGTTGCTGTTCGCTTGGCAGGTTTTCATTGGTGGTGATCTTGCAGTCAGAAATACCAATCTTATTGGGGTTGAGTTGCTTGCAAATAAATTTCCAGGAAAGGTTCAGAAAGGACTCAAGATTGTCTTTTTCATTATGATTATCATCTTCTTGGCTGTTCTGGTCTATTTTGGTATCCCATTGCTGATCCAGAACAGGAAGAGGCTCTTCCAGGTGCTTCCTATCAGTTACTCCTGGGCAACATTGAGCGTTCCGGTGGGATCATTCCTTATGATCATTTCAGCAAGTATCCGATTGTCTCAAATTATTAAGAAACCAGCTTCCTTCTGGGAGCAAGGCCGGAGGGATGAGTAGTATGGGTGTAGCAACAATTGTTTTTATCATGTTCTTGTTGTTGGGTATGCCGGTAGCGTTTGCAATTGGTATCTCTGGACTGGCATTCTTTATGGTAACTGATAGTCTTCCATACACCATTGTGGTGCAGAAGGTTTTGGCAACGACACAATCGTTCACCATGTTGGCGATTCCCCTCTTTATCTTTGCAGGGAATCTTATGAACAACACCGGGATTACCAAGCGTTTGATGAAGCTTGCTGATGTCCTGACAGGACATATGCATGGCAATATCGCCCAAGTATCTTGTGTATTGTCCACCTTGATGGGTGGTGTCTCTGGGTCAGCGAATGCGGATGCTGCGATGGAGTCAAGAATCCTTGGTCCTGAAATGACCAAGCGTGGGTACTCAAAGGGCTGGTCAGCTGCCATCAATGGACTTTCTTCCCTCATTGTGGCCACTATCCCTCCTTCCATGGGTTTGATCATCTATGGGTCCATTGGTGAGGTCTCCATCGGTAGATTATTTGCTGGGGGGTTGTTGCCAGGGTTCATCATGATGGTTGCCTTGATGGTTTCTGTTGATATCAGCGCAAGGAAACGAAAGTATCTGCCGGACAACCCTAAGCATGCATCCTTCACTGAAGTCATAAAAGCATTGGTTGATGGTATCTGGGCCTTGCTCTTCCCCATATTGTTGATTGTCTTCATCCGTTTTGGAATCATGACTCCTTCTGAATCAGGTGCATTTGCGGCAGTATATGCAATCTTTGTAGGAGCGGTAATCTATAAGGAACTTACTTGGAAAGTCTTTTACAAGACGCTGAAGGACAGCTCCAAGGATATTGCCGTGGTCACACTCATCCTCGCAATGAGTGGTGTATTTGGCTATGGTATTGTCTATGACAGAGTTCCACAGGTAATCGCAAGTGCCTTGATGAGCATCACCAGTAATCCAACACTCATGCTCCTGATCATTATCGTACTGCTGACCATCAGCGGAATGTTTGTTGAAACAACGGTTGTTGCATTGTTGTTGACCCCCATTCTGCTCCCTGTAGTGACATCTTTGGGTATTGATCCAGTGCATTTTGGTATTATCATGATGACGGTGACTACGATGGGGATCATGACTCCTCCTGTGGGTATAGCCCTCTATACCACGTCCACAATCATGGAGTGCTCCCCAGAAGAGACAGCAAGGGAATCGGCACCGTTCTTTGTAGCCATCTTTATTGTTGTGGCAATTATCACCCTTATCCCGCAGGTCAGTCTGTTCATTCCAAACCTAATCTTTGGTCCTGCCATGTAACCAGGGTGCAGCATGAGGATAGTCTCCTCATGCTGCTATCCTTGAACAAGTTGGGGATTGGGAATACGGGACTATTCATACTGCGTACAGAGATAATAGTTTCAGTACATAGACAAAAATGATACAATGTAAATTGGTGGTAGGAGAAAAACTATGCATATTGAACCTCGGCAGGGAAGAGAGACAGCACGGGAGTATGCTCTTCGTCAGCTGAAGGAAAACATCATTTCGCTGCAATTGGAACCTGGGAGTATGGTCAGTGAGAACGAGATTGCAGCCCAACTGGGAATTTCCCGTACTCCGGTTCGTGAAGCCCTGATTGAACTGAGTCGGGTAAATATTGTGGAAATCCTTCCCCAAAAGGGGAGCAGGATTATGCTTATCGACTACGCCATGGTTGAAGAGTCCCGTTTTCTACGTCTGGTGTTGGAACGAGAAGTAGCACGGGTCCTGTGTACCATGGAAGAGATTCCTGATCTCTCTTTCCTGGAAGAGATCATTCGATTGCAGAGTTTCTATATTGAACACTCCAATCCGGAAAAGCTGTTGGAGTTGGACAACCAGTTCCATGCTTTGCTATTTCAACTTGCAAACAAAGTCCAGTGTTATGGTTGGATGATTGAGGGGCTTACCATCCATTTTGACCGGGTACGAGCTATGAGTCTGAATGCTATCAAGGACATCAAGATTGTCAGTGACCATCAGGCAATTGCAGAGGCAATCAAGCAAAGGGATGCTGAGCTTGCAGGGCATCTAATGGAGGAACATCTCAGCCGATACAAGATCGATGAATCTGCAATCAGGGAGAAATATCCAACCTACTTTCGTTGATCATCGCTCTTCATTATACTGCATGCCATGCGAAGAATACTCTGTTATGGTGACTCAAATACATTCGGGACGAACCCAAGTGGGGGTAGGTGGCACTACGATCAGCGATGGACGGGAATACTCTCCTCTCTCCTTGGCCCCGATTTCCAGATCATTGAAGAAGGCCTCGGTGGACGGACCACCGTGTTTGATGACCCACTCGAGCCTCATCGCTCGGGTCGGGAGTTCTTGCCTGTTGCCCTTCACAGTCATCGCCCACTGGACATGGTGATCCTCTCCTTGGGTACCAACGATTGCAAGAAGTTCTTCAATGCCGATGGGCGGATTATCGCAAAAGCCCTGCAACAATTGGCTTCTCTCATCAAGACCCACCCCTATGGAGAAGGCTATCCGATTCCCCAGGTGTTGGTGGTTTCTCCCATTCATATTGGAGATGAGATAGAACAGTCTCCGTTTGTCAGTTTCAACTCCAACTCCGTCATAACAAGTAAACACCTTGCTACAGCCATAAAGGATATGGCTGAAGAGAATGAACTACTCTATTTCGATGCAAGCGGTGTTGCTTTTCCAAGCAGTATTGACCAGCTACATATGGACAGGGAGTCCCATCAGGCCATTGGGGAGGGGTTGTCCTCTCTCATTCTCACATATTTCGATGTGCAGAAAGAGGAGCCCAAAGAGAAAAAGGAAGAGCGTATGGTTACCCGCTCACTCAAGTTTCCTTTTTTCAAACGCTAGGGAGGATTTTCAACACTACCGCTACCGGCCAGTGGTCAGAGAGTACCTGTCCTGGGATCATAAAATGGGGGCTGCTTGCCAAGACCGGCTGTATCGCTCCTTGTATCATGATCTTATCAATGGCCTCTACAAGGAATGTTTCATGAGTGAGGAATGGGCAAGGGAAGGTGATGGGAGCGGGAAGCCCGAGAAGCGTGAAAACGTCTTGGAAGCCAGCCTGTTCATGGAAAATCCTGGAAGGGTGTATGGGATCGTTGAAATCACCACAGATGACCATTCGTTTTCCTTCCCCTAGATGTTTCAATGCTTCTGCTGCCTTGTGGGCTTCATGGTGGCGGTAGTTCTTTCCTGTTGCCATCTCATCGGCATTCAGTTGATGGGTCAGATGCATCGTTGCCACAATCAGTGATTCTCCGCCCTTGGTTTCCAGCTTGGCCCAAAACAATCCACGATCTCGTTCAGGCATATCAAGATCAATCCGTCCTAATTCCTGAATGGAAAACATCTCACGTTTTATATAGATGCTGCTCTCCGTTCTCCAACCTGCCTCTTTTCCTTCCACCCGTTGGTATCGTGTGAGTGATGCATCCAGCACAGAGAGCGTCTGTGGCCGAACTTCCTGGAAACAATATACATCTGCATCAAAGGTCTGCAGGAATGAGATGATACACCTCTCACGCTCCTGCCAATGCTCTGTATTCCACAGATTCAGAGAGATCAGGCTGAATTGTTCCATTGGTTACTCCTCAAGGTGATGTGGAAAATGTTTTTGGATCATTTGATAAGATCCAAGCGTCAAGACCGTGACCCAAGCGATATCAATGTCAAAATGCCCGTTCATCAATTCTGGACGATCGAAATACTCCCAGTACGTATGATTCAGTTGTTCAGGTTGCCAGCCTAGGAATGACTCATCCCTTCCCAGTGGTTGTCTCTCTGTTGCAACCAACTGGCGGCAGGCATTTAACATAATCTTGGCTTGCTGTTCGTAGAACGGCTTGTTTGCATGTTTTGCAAAGCGAAGAAACTCATACGCTATAGCCAATCCATAAAAATCGAGATGGTGGTGAGCGACCGAAACCGAGGTCATGCCCATTGTGGAAAACCCAATCTGACCAAGAGGGCTATCAGGAGGCAAGTATGAGTCCTGTTGCCATATCCACTGCACGATGAATTCTGCTGCAAGTTGGGCGCTCTCCAGATGACGCTTGTCCTGCTCCAACTCATAGAGATCCAAGAAGAAAGAGAGAAGAGCAATACCGGCTTCCTTGTCACAGGAGTCTGCATCGAGGGTGTCCCCATAGAAGGCTCCTTCAAATGCAAGCTCTGCGTAATAGGTATAGGCTTGGTGGACTGCGCTGAGCATATCGTTTTTCAAGGGATCATTGTCATTGAGGTGGGGGATCAACGTGGCAAAGAAGGAGCCAATATATGCCCCATTGGTACCTTGGATATCCCCTGGTTTTCCCTTATCTGTCCACCATCTTCCAAATGAACCGGATGAGAGCTGTGCTTCGCAGTAGAAGCGAGCAACTCTTCTTGCAAGACTGATGTACTGTCCCTCATTAATTCCCAGCGACCTGAGAGAGAGTGAGAGGAGCACATAATACTTCATTGCCTCTCCATTGCAACGACTGTTCACCATATATTGGAATTCTGGATGCTCTCCAATTCCCAGATAACCTCCCCATATATGTTTCTCCAAATCATAGTTGTCCTGGAAAATCCCTTCACTTTGCTCAGCTTGCAGGAAAAAATCACCAATACGCTTTGCAACGTGAGCAAAAAGCAAGGAATCATTAGCGAGTGAGAACCTTTGAGCCAGTTCTGCTCTTGCTCTCTGCAAACAAGGAAGAGTCGGGATGTACTGTGTATATTGGGCAAGTTCATAAGCAGCCTCAAGGCTCTTTACCAGGAAAGACGCAGAAGTATATTGATAAACATCCTGTACCTCCTTGTTTCCCTTCCCCATAATGAGATATCCCAATCCATCCTCGTTTACGTGTATCATGTTGATCAAACGGGTGAGTTTATACTCCATCCATTGATCCCAAGGTAATCGATGAGGTTCGGTATTTTGTTTCTGCTTGGGAAGAAGTTCAACAAAATGGGTAAAGGCATGCATGCTGTTGCTCTCAGTTTGGGAAGCAAGGTAGAAAGCCCTCTCATAGGAGAGTCCACCTTGCTCAACGTGGAGTACTGGCATCTCTTG containing:
- a CDS encoding TRAP transporter small permease subunit, which translates into the protein MNILQKGYKKFCDFEELVSSVLLVAITILVFVSAVSRTVGHPLNWAVDISLLLFAWQVFIGGDLAVRNTNLIGVELLANKFPGKVQKGLKIVFFIMIIIFLAVLVYFGIPLLIQNRKRLFQVLPISYSWATLSVPVGSFLMIISASIRLSQIIKKPASFWEQGRRDE
- a CDS encoding TRAP transporter large permease — protein: MGVATIVFIMFLLLGMPVAFAIGISGLAFFMVTDSLPYTIVVQKVLATTQSFTMLAIPLFIFAGNLMNNTGITKRLMKLADVLTGHMHGNIAQVSCVLSTLMGGVSGSANADAAMESRILGPEMTKRGYSKGWSAAINGLSSLIVATIPPSMGLIIYGSIGEVSIGRLFAGGLLPGFIMMVALMVSVDISARKRKYLPDNPKHASFTEVIKALVDGIWALLFPILLIVFIRFGIMTPSESGAFAAVYAIFVGAVIYKELTWKVFYKTLKDSSKDIAVVTLILAMSGVFGYGIVYDRVPQVIASALMSITSNPTLMLLIIIVLLTISGMFVETTVVALLLTPILLPVVTSLGIDPVHFGIIMMTVTTMGIMTPPVGIALYTTSTIMECSPEETARESAPFFVAIFIVVAIITLIPQVSLFIPNLIFGPAM
- a CDS encoding GntR family transcriptional regulator; this translates as MHIEPRQGRETAREYALRQLKENIISLQLEPGSMVSENEIAAQLGISRTPVREALIELSRVNIVEILPQKGSRIMLIDYAMVEESRFLRLVLEREVARVLCTMEEIPDLSFLEEIIRLQSFYIEHSNPEKLLELDNQFHALLFQLANKVQCYGWMIEGLTIHFDRVRAMSLNAIKDIKIVSDHQAIAEAIKQRDAELAGHLMEEHLSRYKIDESAIREKYPTYFR
- a CDS encoding SGNH/GDSL hydrolase family protein codes for the protein MRRILCYGDSNTFGTNPSGGRWHYDQRWTGILSSLLGPDFQIIEEGLGGRTTVFDDPLEPHRSGREFLPVALHSHRPLDMVILSLGTNDCKKFFNADGRIIAKALQQLASLIKTHPYGEGYPIPQVLVVSPIHIGDEIEQSPFVSFNSNSVITSKHLATAIKDMAEENELLYFDASGVAFPSSIDQLHMDRESHQAIGEGLSSLILTYFDVQKEEPKEKKEERMVTRSLKFPFFKR
- a CDS encoding endonuclease/exonuclease/phosphatase family protein, with translation MEQFSLISLNLWNTEHWQERERCIISFLQTFDADVYCFQEVRPQTLSVLDASLTRYQRVEGKEAGWRTESSIYIKREMFSIQELGRIDLDMPERDRGLFWAKLETKGGESLIVATMHLTHQLNADEMATGKNYRHHEAHKAAEALKHLGEGKRMVICGDFNDPIHPSRIFHEQAGFQDVFTLLGLPAPITFPCPFLTHETFLVEAIDKIMIQGAIQPVLASSPHFMIPGQVLSDHWPVAVVLKILPSV